A window from Catalinimonas alkaloidigena encodes these proteins:
- a CDS encoding spermidine synthase: protein MKPLAFPPGEDETSPLKKWLSYVWPLTHHVQSDLSGTLEVSWVNGRKVLDSRNANYSYGSLQTILTYGLAHLDFSAEAPVLLLGLGGGSILRPLREAFRCTGPITAVEVDPVVIDLAHREFQVGDVPDLTIVQADAVAYVTQCTQRFGLVIVDVFVDDQVPPVFYALTFWERLASLLRPGGSVLFNAGLHRRHALRLEALIEGMHPRIQLQRHERVNGTNTLLLGKSVAPTE from the coding sequence ATGAAACCTCTTGCCTTCCCGCCCGGAGAAGATGAAACCAGCCCCCTCAAAAAGTGGCTCAGCTACGTGTGGCCCCTGACGCACCACGTGCAGTCCGACCTCAGCGGCACGCTCGAAGTGAGCTGGGTCAACGGCCGGAAAGTCCTCGACAGCCGGAACGCCAACTACTCGTACGGATCGCTTCAAACGATTCTAACCTACGGACTGGCGCACCTGGATTTTTCGGCGGAGGCTCCTGTTCTGTTGCTCGGCCTGGGCGGGGGCAGCATTTTGCGTCCCTTACGGGAAGCGTTCCGCTGCACCGGACCGATTACAGCGGTAGAAGTAGATCCGGTCGTGATCGACCTGGCGCACCGCGAATTTCAGGTGGGCGACGTTCCAGACCTGACCATTGTGCAGGCCGATGCGGTGGCTTACGTGACGCAATGCACCCAGCGATTCGGGCTCGTCATCGTGGATGTGTTTGTGGACGATCAGGTACCGCCGGTTTTCTACGCGCTGACCTTCTGGGAACGGCTGGCGTCACTTCTGCGCCCCGGCGGAAGCGTCCTTTTCAACGCGGGGCTCCACCGCCGCCATGCCCTGCGCCTGGAAGCGCTGATCGAAGGCATGCACCCCCGAATTCAGTTGCAACGCCACGAGCGGGTCAACGGAACGAACACGCTGCTGCTGGGAAAATCTGTTGCTCCGACTGAGTAG
- a CDS encoding TonB-dependent receptor: MKRKPFLLLLLLLLVHVGYAQHATQTIRGTLKDQDSQTPLVGATVRILQSDPVQGAVTDLDGNFRIENVPVGRVSLWITYTGYEERVVSNLLVTAAKEVILNVPMQESVASLDEVVVTSETNQGDVLNDMALVSARSFSVEETQRYAGSINDPARMVASFAGVTGNAEGNNDIVVRGNSPKGILWRLEGVETPNPNHFASEGATGGPINALNSNMLDNSDFFSGAFPAEYGNALSGVFDMRFKKGNNEQREFTLGASMIGLDVTAEGPFSKQYGGSYIANYRYSALQLFSEIGILDYGGVPKYQDASFNVELPVGKKNVVTVYGLGGLSSIHLVEENDEEKPLNRYEQSADLGVLGLTHTWFLNEKSFLSNALTASGTRMGSVDDLPAEAGGFYNVSKASINKSTYRLSSTYDYKWSAKHKFQVGAIYSQRYYNALATEYNFETDQTDEVLSDKGSTYTWQAFGNWKFRMNEQWTLTSGLHYLYFGLNGSGSVEPRVGLRWDATPKHSFTAGFGLHSRLESISIYLAKAPQADGALTTPNRSLQPTKAAHLVLGYNYQLNPLTHFKVEAYYQHLYQVPIDPTSGSTFSLLNETEDFVTRRLVNEGTGRNYGLEFTLERSFQKGFYYMTTLSLYRSLYTPQDGVERNTAFAGNYVANLLGGKEFTLGKPAKNRVLFINTKIGLIGGARYTPINLSASQALGTEVRDELRPYGNKGDDVFFLNLAVGIRRNRKNTTHEWKLDVTNLTNNQALVNEYYQPVTGQIEGSPQLSILPNIIYTFKF; encoded by the coding sequence ATGAAACGCAAACCCTTTCTGCTTCTCCTATTGCTGTTACTCGTGCACGTCGGGTATGCGCAGCACGCTACGCAAACCATTCGCGGGACGCTCAAAGACCAGGACTCACAAACCCCATTGGTAGGCGCAACCGTCCGTATCCTCCAGTCCGATCCGGTCCAAGGGGCGGTGACCGACCTGGACGGAAATTTCAGAATCGAAAACGTGCCGGTGGGGCGCGTCTCGCTCTGGATCACCTACACCGGCTACGAGGAGCGCGTCGTGTCCAACCTGCTGGTGACGGCCGCCAAAGAGGTGATTCTCAACGTTCCCATGCAGGAGTCGGTCGCCAGCCTCGACGAGGTGGTGGTGACCTCGGAAACCAATCAGGGCGACGTCCTGAACGACATGGCGTTGGTCAGCGCGCGGAGCTTTTCGGTGGAAGAGACGCAGCGGTACGCGGGTTCCATCAACGATCCGGCCCGGATGGTGGCTTCCTTCGCCGGGGTGACGGGCAACGCGGAAGGCAACAACGACATTGTGGTGCGCGGCAACTCGCCGAAGGGCATCCTGTGGCGGCTGGAGGGCGTGGAAACTCCCAATCCGAACCACTTCGCGAGCGAAGGCGCCACGGGTGGACCGATCAACGCGCTCAACAGCAACATGCTCGACAACTCCGACTTTTTCTCCGGTGCGTTTCCCGCCGAATACGGCAATGCCCTTTCGGGAGTATTCGACATGCGGTTCAAAAAGGGCAATAACGAGCAACGTGAGTTTACGCTGGGGGCCAGCATGATTGGCCTCGACGTGACGGCGGAAGGCCCCTTCAGCAAGCAGTACGGCGGCTCCTACATCGCCAATTATCGCTACTCAGCACTGCAACTCTTTTCGGAGATCGGGATTCTGGATTACGGCGGCGTGCCGAAATACCAGGATGCCTCGTTCAACGTAGAACTGCCCGTCGGCAAGAAAAATGTAGTGACGGTGTACGGCCTGGGCGGCTTGAGTTCGATTCACCTGGTAGAGGAAAATGACGAAGAGAAGCCGCTGAACCGCTACGAACAAAGCGCTGACCTGGGCGTGCTGGGCCTCACGCACACGTGGTTTCTCAACGAGAAATCATTTTTGAGTAACGCGCTGACCGCTTCCGGTACCCGCATGGGTTCTGTCGACGATCTGCCGGCGGAAGCGGGCGGGTTTTACAACGTCTCAAAAGCCTCCATCAACAAAAGCACATACCGGCTGTCGAGTACCTACGATTACAAGTGGAGTGCGAAACATAAATTTCAGGTCGGCGCGATTTATTCGCAACGCTACTACAATGCCCTGGCGACGGAGTACAATTTTGAGACGGATCAGACCGACGAGGTGTTGAGCGACAAAGGGAGCACCTACACGTGGCAGGCGTTCGGCAACTGGAAATTCCGCATGAACGAACAGTGGACCCTGACCAGCGGACTCCATTACCTCTATTTCGGATTGAACGGAAGCGGATCGGTAGAACCCCGGGTGGGTCTGCGCTGGGATGCCACGCCGAAACACAGCTTCACCGCCGGCTTCGGCCTGCACAGCCGCCTGGAAAGCATCTCGATCTACCTGGCAAAAGCACCGCAAGCCGACGGCGCGCTCACGACACCGAACCGCTCGCTCCAACCCACCAAGGCGGCCCACCTGGTGTTGGGCTACAACTACCAACTCAATCCGCTGACGCACTTCAAGGTGGAGGCATACTACCAGCATCTGTACCAGGTGCCCATCGACCCGACGTCCGGCAGCACGTTCTCGCTCCTCAACGAAACGGAAGATTTCGTGACCCGGCGGCTGGTCAACGAAGGCACCGGACGGAACTACGGCCTGGAGTTTACGCTGGAGCGTTCGTTTCAGAAAGGGTTTTACTACATGACCACGCTGTCCCTCTACCGGTCGCTGTACACGCCGCAGGATGGCGTGGAGCGGAACACGGCCTTTGCCGGAAACTACGTGGCGAACCTGTTAGGCGGTAAAGAGTTTACGCTGGGCAAACCCGCCAAAAACCGGGTGCTGTTCATCAACACGAAAATCGGTCTGATCGGAGGCGCGCGTTACACGCCGATCAATTTGTCGGCCTCGCAGGCATTGGGCACGGAAGTGCGCGACGAGCTACGACCCTACGGCAATAAAGGAGACGATGTATTCTTCCTGAACCTGGCGGTGGGCATCCGGCGTAACCGGAAAAACACGACGCACGAATGGAAGCTCGATGTCACGAACCTGACCAACAACCAGGCGCTGGTCAACGAATACTACCAGCCCGTCACCGGCCAGATTGAGGGCTCGCCGCAACTCTCCATCCTGCCTAATATCATTTATACGTTTAAGTTTTAG
- a CDS encoding FecR family protein, whose product MEDERPEITTEQLTRYFAGEASAQEAAAVKSWAEASPENQDTLFELQLVWLDTGLVRFEPAAPAKTYDVEAAWQNVKARKRAAEPQVETTPETRTRAFDWVWKVAASVALIVALGFLARTYFFAPESITYTAMQPTAHLQLADGSSVTLSESSSLSYPEEFSDDSREVTLEGKAFFEVEPDPARPFTIHAGPTDVQVLGTSFTVDMGASQISVAVETGQVRFSHGDQSLVLEANQGGVFSLSTNAFQQQDLSSATGADQFWRTQTLRFTGQRLPDVVAALEQAYGQTIQLQGDDLANCSLNVTFQNDSLENVLAVIALTLDLEVTQTDAGFTLTGEGCSAD is encoded by the coding sequence ATGGAAGACGAGCGTCCGGAGATCACCACTGAGCAACTGACCCGCTACTTTGCGGGGGAAGCGTCCGCGCAGGAAGCGGCGGCGGTGAAGTCGTGGGCCGAGGCGTCGCCGGAAAATCAGGATACGCTGTTCGAGCTACAGTTGGTCTGGCTGGATACCGGACTCGTGCGCTTCGAACCGGCCGCGCCCGCAAAAACCTACGACGTGGAAGCCGCCTGGCAGAACGTGAAAGCCCGAAAGCGCGCCGCCGAACCACAAGTAGAAACGACACCGGAAACCCGCACGCGCGCATTCGACTGGGTGTGGAAAGTAGCGGCCAGCGTGGCGCTGATCGTAGCCCTCGGCTTCCTGGCCCGCACCTACTTCTTCGCCCCCGAATCGATTACCTACACGGCGATGCAACCCACCGCCCACCTGCAACTGGCCGATGGCTCGTCGGTCACGTTGAGTGAGTCCAGTTCGCTAAGCTATCCAGAGGAATTTAGCGACGATTCGCGCGAGGTGACGCTGGAAGGAAAGGCGTTTTTTGAGGTGGAACCCGATCCGGCCCGGCCGTTCACGATCCACGCCGGTCCCACCGACGTGCAAGTGCTGGGCACGTCGTTTACGGTCGATATGGGGGCGAGTCAGATTTCGGTGGCGGTCGAGACGGGGCAGGTCCGTTTTTCGCACGGGGACCAGTCGCTGGTACTGGAAGCGAACCAGGGCGGTGTATTCTCGCTTTCCACGAATGCCTTTCAGCAACAAGACCTGTCGTCCGCCACCGGGGCAGATCAGTTCTGGCGCACCCAGACCCTGCGCTTCACCGGCCAGCGGCTGCCGGACGTCGTCGCCGCGCTCGAACAGGCGTACGGGCAGACGATTCAGTTGCAAGGCGACGACCTGGCGAACTGTAGCCTGAACGTCACGTTCCAAAACGACTCCCTGGAAAATGTGCTGGCGGTCATTGCCCTGACGCTGGACCTGGAGGTAACGCAAACGGATGCGGGATTCACCTTAACCGGGGAGGGATGCTCTGCCGATTAG
- a CDS encoding polysaccharide deacetylase family protein: MKHLLFLLLICPFCIEGSRAQSLPERLGYPKDTKLLIIHADDLGVSHAENAASIAAFERGLVNSGSIMVPCPWFPEIAAYARAHPEADLGLHLTLTSEWKQYKWGPVVAGEQTAGLVDAQGYFFDNTTSVATKASPDEVEREIRAQIERAKQFGVDPTHFDAHMAGMFVRPEFFKLYLDLSHEYRVPVLIVKEIFTRLNINQNNYVTDQDVVLDQLFMAEPADYAAGMEAYYTRVLKEVQPGLSCLLIHVAYDNAEMQAVTVDHPDYGAAWRQADFDFFTGAKCRQLLKEQNIRLITWREIRDKLYR, translated from the coding sequence ATGAAACACCTACTCTTCCTGCTCCTGATTTGCCCCTTTTGCATCGAGGGTTCACGCGCCCAATCGCTGCCCGAGCGACTGGGCTATCCGAAAGACACCAAACTTCTGATCATCCACGCCGACGACCTGGGCGTCTCCCACGCGGAGAATGCCGCCAGCATCGCCGCCTTCGAGCGGGGGCTGGTCAATTCCGGGAGTATCATGGTGCCCTGCCCCTGGTTTCCGGAAATTGCCGCTTACGCCCGCGCGCACCCCGAGGCCGACCTGGGACTGCACCTGACACTCACCAGCGAGTGGAAACAGTACAAATGGGGACCGGTGGTCGCCGGAGAACAAACCGCCGGGCTGGTCGATGCCCAGGGATACTTCTTTGACAATACGACCTCGGTCGCGACAAAGGCTTCGCCCGACGAAGTAGAGCGGGAAATCCGAGCGCAGATCGAACGGGCCAAGCAATTTGGGGTCGATCCGACGCACTTCGATGCGCACATGGCGGGCATGTTTGTCCGGCCCGAGTTTTTCAAACTCTACCTCGACCTCAGTCACGAATACCGGGTTCCGGTGTTGATCGTGAAAGAGATCTTCACCAGACTTAACATAAATCAAAATAATTACGTAACAGATCAGGATGTAGTACTGGATCAGTTGTTCATGGCCGAACCCGCCGATTACGCGGCCGGCATGGAAGCGTACTATACCCGCGTGCTGAAGGAAGTACAACCCGGCTTGAGTTGTCTGCTGATTCATGTGGCGTACGACAACGCCGAAATGCAGGCCGTGACGGTCGATCATCCGGACTACGGAGCCGCTTGGCGGCAAGCCGATTTCGATTTCTTCACCGGGGCGAAGTGTCGGCAACTGCTAAAAGAACAAAACATTCGGTTGATCACCTGGCGTGAAATTCGCGACAAGTTGTATCGTTAA
- a CDS encoding STN domain-containing protein, whose product MLCRLVLLCIGWLPLASVFAQDALQTPLTISFANEPVAQALTRLSAQAPVQLSFNPDVLPKKSISGQYEHQSLEHILRDLLGTQYQYKVRGSYVIILAAAPAQPKKRVQFTGEVRDAATGETLANTTVYEVDRLSATLSSEDGSFNLSASTARDVTVLAISKANYQDTLIQVDLSQPTFVEVALQPTPEAPAQTTSPTDRWGLVRFLVGEKVSATTENVSLSGKRGVQLSLIPGLSTNKLFNSKISNTFSLNMVGGYAYRLNGVELGGAFNLERMGVTGVQIGGAFNLSGAQTQGIQVAGAANVSVGPVEGVQIGGAYNQSDDVHGLQIGGAANLAKELDGIQVGGAVNVAHSGRGLQLAGAYNLARDSLRGAQVGTINYTPVLRGFQLGVINVADTVQTGAMLGLINWTKNGLLDLALEANDVTEIALTFRSGTPLLYTLLSAGISPRHALWTYGYGLGHQFRWSNRFYTHLELSSHTLFATSGPPIRQQPWDSRLFTSLAYQFAPRVSLHGGPVFHFLYHKSSTPEDFRLSDQVGTSPVFDTSSDGVVRKWWIGYQFALQFRLRR is encoded by the coding sequence ATGCTCTGCCGATTAGTGCTGCTGTGCATCGGCTGGCTGCCCCTGGCGAGTGTTTTCGCGCAGGATGCCTTGCAAACGCCCCTGACCATTTCGTTTGCGAACGAGCCCGTCGCGCAGGCCCTGACCCGTCTGTCAGCACAGGCACCGGTACAACTGTCGTTCAACCCGGACGTCCTGCCGAAGAAGTCCATCTCCGGTCAATACGAACACCAATCGCTCGAACACATTCTGCGCGACCTGCTGGGCACGCAGTACCAGTACAAAGTGCGGGGCAGTTACGTGATCATCCTGGCGGCAGCCCCGGCCCAACCCAAAAAGCGCGTCCAGTTCACCGGCGAAGTGCGGGATGCCGCCACCGGCGAAACGCTGGCCAATACCACCGTATACGAAGTCGACCGGCTCTCCGCCACGCTTTCGTCCGAGGACGGAAGTTTTAATTTGAGCGCCAGCACGGCGCGCGACGTCACGGTGCTGGCCATCAGCAAAGCAAATTACCAGGATACGTTGATTCAGGTCGACCTCTCCCAACCGACGTTCGTCGAAGTAGCACTCCAGCCCACACCGGAAGCTCCTGCGCAAACCACCTCTCCCACCGACCGTTGGGGCCTCGTGCGTTTTCTGGTCGGTGAGAAAGTCAGCGCCACTACGGAAAACGTGTCGCTGAGCGGCAAGCGGGGCGTCCAGCTGTCGCTGATCCCCGGCCTCAGTACGAACAAACTGTTCAACAGCAAAATCAGCAACACGTTCTCGCTCAATATGGTCGGGGGGTACGCCTACCGCCTCAACGGCGTAGAACTGGGAGGCGCGTTCAACCTGGAACGGATGGGCGTGACCGGCGTGCAAATCGGTGGGGCATTCAACCTCTCGGGCGCACAAACCCAGGGTATACAAGTGGCCGGGGCGGCCAACGTGAGCGTTGGTCCGGTGGAGGGCGTACAGATTGGCGGCGCCTACAACCAGTCGGATGATGTGCACGGCCTGCAAATCGGTGGCGCGGCGAACCTCGCCAAGGAATTGGACGGCATCCAGGTTGGCGGGGCGGTCAACGTGGCTCACTCGGGACGGGGGCTGCAACTCGCCGGGGCATACAACCTCGCGCGGGATTCGTTGCGGGGCGCACAGGTGGGCACGATCAACTACACGCCGGTCCTACGCGGGTTCCAGCTGGGCGTGATCAACGTCGCCGATACGGTACAGACCGGGGCGATGCTCGGCCTGATCAACTGGACGAAAAACGGGCTTCTGGACCTGGCGCTGGAAGCCAATGATGTGACGGAAATCGCCCTGACATTTCGGTCGGGCACGCCGTTGCTCTACACGCTCTTATCGGCCGGCATCAGTCCCCGCCATGCTCTGTGGACGTACGGCTACGGGCTGGGTCATCAGTTCCGCTGGAGCAATCGCTTTTATACGCATCTGGAATTGTCCTCGCACACGTTGTTTGCCACGTCCGGCCCTCCGATCCGGCAGCAACCGTGGGATTCGCGCCTGTTCACGTCACTGGCCTATCAGTTTGCTCCGCGCGTCTCGCTCCACGGCGGCCCCGTCTTTCATTTTCTCTACCACAAATCCAGCACGCCCGAAGATTTCCGTCTTTCGGATCAGGTTGGGACCTCCCCCGTTTTTGATACGAGCAGCGATGGGGTAGTGCGGAAATGGTGGATCGGATATCAGTTCGCGTTGCAGTTCCGCCTGCGCCGGTAA
- a CDS encoding energy transducer TonB has protein sequence MNRVLFLIPMLGFACAGMAQTTRYFIYEFLDSSPVETRYRRTYFLDEEPVRVESYASDRLRMVAYVTGTRNLDTLDAIIGYHDKHHYALEIEPHLENWRVEFKSYYEDGALKSHSYSDQQKQCFFQVWDQEGHAILSKGNGILTYADQKSKTQFFEVYQDSVLVESSSTHRRDTMYYLTDKLAYPARGRIRYQEWLRQNIYFHESRGEGYAYVEFVIDERGYPTDFRTLYSSVDGLGKAVIKALKQSPKWEPCQRKGKPVKSKFIFPIKVQDWKKAFGTSQ, from the coding sequence ATGAACCGGGTGCTGTTTCTGATTCCGATGCTAGGATTCGCTTGTGCGGGAATGGCCCAGACCACGCGCTATTTTATCTACGAATTTTTGGATTCATCGCCGGTCGAGACCCGCTACCGTCGAACTTACTTTCTGGATGAGGAGCCCGTCCGGGTAGAAAGTTATGCGTCGGATCGGCTGAGGATGGTGGCTTACGTGACGGGCACACGTAACCTGGACACGTTGGATGCTATCATCGGCTACCATGACAAGCATCACTATGCTCTTGAAATTGAACCGCATCTGGAGAACTGGCGGGTAGAATTTAAGTCCTACTACGAAGATGGTGCATTGAAAAGCCATTCGTACAGTGACCAGCAAAAGCAATGCTTTTTTCAAGTGTGGGATCAAGAGGGGCATGCTATTTTATCGAAAGGAAATGGAATCCTGACGTACGCTGATCAAAAGTCGAAAACTCAATTTTTTGAAGTATACCAGGATTCGGTGCTGGTCGAAAGCAGCTCAACTCACCGCCGTGACACCATGTATTATCTTACTGATAAGCTGGCCTACCCTGCACGAGGTAGGATACGATACCAAGAATGGCTAAGGCAAAACATATATTTTCATGAAAGCAGGGGAGAAGGGTACGCGTATGTTGAGTTTGTGATCGATGAGAGAGGCTACCCCACCGATTTTCGAACGCTCTATTCCTCAGTTGACGGCCTTGGAAAAGCGGTGATCAAAGCGTTGAAACAATCGCCCAAATGGGAGCCTTGCCAACGGAAAGGGAAGCCTGTCAAAAGCAAATTTATCTTTCCGATCAAGGTCCAGGACTGGAAAAAGGCCTTTGGTACAAGCCAGTAA
- a CDS encoding Kelch repeat-containing protein has product MSLRVWMCGCLPLLVLLGACNDDDDDDILGNWTRQAYFEGVARSSAVSFVMGEKAYVGTGYDGDERLKDFWSYDPARDTWTQVADFEGVARNAAVAFAVGNYGFIGTGYSDADPNGYLADFWRYDAVANTWTPVAEFAGGARQYAVAFAANGFGYVGTGYASNHFNDFYRYDPSADTWTKVASIKGEKRQGASAFVAGSRAYVGLGVSNGAYLSDFWAYDPEGDAWTEAADLSDYDGSARGYALSFAIADRGYIGAGTSSGSLRDFWEYNPVDDSWTQRTSFEGTGRNYGVAFSIGSYGYMGLGTSSGGYYDDFWRFAPLDEYDDED; this is encoded by the coding sequence ATGAGTTTACGCGTATGGATGTGCGGTTGTCTGCCGCTTTTAGTTTTGTTGGGAGCCTGTAACGACGACGACGATGATGACATCCTCGGCAACTGGACACGGCAGGCGTATTTCGAAGGCGTGGCGCGGAGTTCGGCGGTGAGTTTCGTGATGGGCGAAAAGGCGTATGTCGGAACCGGTTACGACGGCGACGAACGCCTGAAGGATTTCTGGTCGTACGACCCGGCACGCGATACCTGGACCCAGGTCGCCGATTTTGAGGGCGTCGCACGAAATGCGGCGGTGGCGTTTGCGGTCGGGAACTATGGCTTTATCGGGACCGGCTACAGTGATGCCGACCCCAATGGCTATCTGGCAGATTTCTGGCGTTACGACGCGGTCGCCAATACCTGGACGCCTGTTGCCGAATTTGCCGGCGGTGCGCGGCAATACGCCGTAGCCTTTGCCGCCAACGGTTTCGGGTACGTCGGGACGGGCTACGCCAGCAACCACTTTAACGATTTCTATCGCTACGATCCGTCTGCCGATACCTGGACCAAAGTCGCGAGCATCAAAGGGGAGAAACGCCAGGGCGCCAGCGCCTTCGTGGCCGGCAGCCGTGCCTACGTGGGCTTGGGTGTGAGCAACGGCGCTTACCTGAGCGATTTCTGGGCCTATGATCCGGAAGGCGACGCCTGGACCGAAGCCGCCGACCTGTCCGATTACGACGGAAGTGCCCGCGGCTACGCACTGTCGTTTGCCATTGCCGACCGGGGGTACATCGGTGCCGGGACCAGTTCCGGTTCGTTACGCGATTTCTGGGAGTACAATCCCGTTGACGATAGCTGGACGCAGCGCACTTCGTTCGAAGGCACCGGGCGCAACTATGGGGTCGCGTTCAGCATCGGCTCCTACGGCTACATGGGGTTGGGCACCAGCAGCGGCGGTTACTACGATGATTTCTGGCGATTTGCACCGCTGGACGAATACGACGATGAAGATTAA
- a CDS encoding Gfo/Idh/MocA family protein yields the protein MHPNRRHFLKHSLTTAAAGVAATALPHDLFGAPTSRYRELRAPRRRPVQPKESIRFSVIGLNHGHIYGQVESLLEGGGQLVSVYAKEADLLKDFTKRYPNAKVAQSEKEILEDKSIQLVASAAIPVERAPLGIRVMQHGKDYMVDKPGIITLEQLEAVKRVQRETQRIYSIMYSERMRNPATVHAGELVQAGAIGQVVQTLGMGPHRMRPETRPDWFFDPAKFGGILCDIGSHQSDQFLFFTGSTTGEVISSQVGNFNNPKYPQFEDFGDMHVRGNQGTGYIRIDWFTPDGLPTWGDGRLTILGTDGYIELRKYVDIAGREGGDHLFLVDQKEVKYIDCSDVHMPYGEQLVHDVVHRTETAMTQAHCFLATELALNAQKKAYRFNL from the coding sequence ATGCACCCGAACCGCCGCCACTTCCTCAAGCACTCGTTGACTACGGCCGCCGCTGGTGTGGCCGCCACCGCCCTGCCGCACGACCTGTTCGGCGCCCCGACTTCCCGCTACCGGGAACTGCGCGCGCCTCGCCGCCGTCCTGTCCAGCCGAAGGAGTCGATACGCTTTTCGGTGATCGGACTGAACCACGGCCACATTTACGGGCAGGTTGAATCGTTGCTGGAAGGAGGCGGTCAGTTGGTGTCGGTCTACGCGAAAGAGGCCGATCTGCTGAAGGATTTCACCAAGCGGTACCCGAACGCCAAAGTGGCCCAGAGCGAGAAAGAGATCCTGGAAGACAAGTCCATTCAGCTGGTGGCCAGCGCGGCCATTCCGGTGGAGCGCGCGCCGCTCGGCATCCGGGTGATGCAACACGGCAAAGACTACATGGTCGACAAACCCGGCATCATCACCCTCGAACAACTGGAAGCGGTGAAGCGCGTCCAACGCGAAACGCAGCGCATCTACTCGATCATGTACAGCGAGCGCATGCGCAATCCCGCTACGGTTCACGCCGGCGAACTGGTGCAGGCCGGCGCCATCGGGCAGGTGGTCCAGACCCTTGGTATGGGGCCGCACCGTATGCGCCCCGAAACGCGCCCCGACTGGTTTTTCGATCCAGCCAAGTTCGGTGGAATTTTGTGTGACATCGGCTCCCACCAGAGCGACCAGTTTCTGTTCTTCACCGGCTCCACAACCGGCGAAGTCATCTCGTCGCAGGTCGGCAACTTCAACAACCCGAAGTATCCCCAGTTCGAGGATTTCGGGGACATGCACGTGCGCGGCAACCAGGGCACTGGCTACATCCGCATCGACTGGTTCACACCCGACGGACTGCCCACCTGGGGCGACGGCCGCCTGACCATCCTGGGTACGGACGGCTACATCGAGCTCCGCAAGTACGTGGACATCGCAGGACGCGAAGGGGGCGACCATCTGTTTCTGGTTGATCAGAAAGAAGTGAAGTACATTGATTGCAGCGACGTGCACATGCCTTACGGCGAACAACTGGTGCACGACGTGGTGCATCGGACCGAAACGGCCATGACGCAGGCGCACTGTTTCCTGGCAACGGAACTGGCACTCAACGCCCAGAAAAAGGCCTACCGGTTCAATTTGTAG
- a CDS encoding RNA polymerase sigma-70 factor produces the protein MPPTGTTSFDLRDEKTFEALFREHYGPLVQFATKYVGKDETAEELVQELFSTLWIKAEALEIRTSLKSYLFGAVRNACLNHLKHEKVKQAYTLHVQHGPTHAPELDFLELEELKEKIEQAMDQLPEKCRAIFEMSRYEGKKYQEIADALQLSVKTVENQMGKALRILREALKDYLPLLVWLLADGGIW, from the coding sequence TTGCCTCCTACCGGTACTACTTCCTTCGACCTGCGCGACGAAAAAACGTTCGAGGCGCTCTTTCGGGAGCACTACGGACCACTCGTGCAGTTTGCGACGAAGTACGTGGGGAAAGACGAAACGGCTGAGGAACTGGTGCAGGAGCTGTTCAGCACGCTCTGGATCAAGGCCGAGGCGCTGGAAATCCGCACGTCGCTCAAGTCGTACCTGTTTGGGGCGGTGCGCAATGCGTGCCTCAATCACCTGAAACACGAGAAGGTAAAGCAGGCATACACGCTGCACGTACAGCATGGCCCGACCCATGCGCCGGAGCTTGATTTTCTGGAACTGGAAGAGTTGAAAGAGAAGATCGAGCAGGCGATGGACCAGTTGCCGGAGAAGTGCCGCGCCATTTTTGAGATGAGTCGCTACGAGGGCAAGAAGTACCAGGAAATTGCCGACGCATTGCAACTGTCGGTCAAAACCGTGGAAAATCAGATGGGCAAGGCCCTTCGCATCCTGCGCGAGGCGTTGAAAGACTACCTGCCGCTGCTGGTGTGGCTGCTGGCGGATGGGGGTATTTGGTAA
- a CDS encoding DUF4907 domain-containing protein: MKIKQRWPVGVLLVVCMVGGIVWFTPTTPPYRVEAYAVEGGWGYRILQDQKTVIDQPFVPVRAARQPFHSETQALQTARLVVAKLESHQFPPRLSAAELDSLEGKR; this comes from the coding sequence ATGAAGATTAAGCAGCGCTGGCCAGTGGGAGTCCTGTTGGTGGTGTGTATGGTGGGAGGGATCGTGTGGTTTACGCCCACCACCCCGCCTTACCGCGTTGAGGCCTATGCGGTAGAAGGCGGTTGGGGCTACCGGATCCTGCAAGATCAGAAAACGGTGATCGACCAACCCTTTGTGCCGGTTCGTGCTGCACGCCAGCCGTTTCATAGCGAAACACAGGCCCTACAGACGGCCAGATTGGTAGTTGCCAAACTGGAATCACATCAGTTTCCGCCCCGACTGAGCGCCGCCGAACTGGACAGCCTGGAGGGGAAACGCTGA